A single genomic interval of Lathyrus oleraceus cultivar Zhongwan6 chromosome 7, CAAS_Psat_ZW6_1.0, whole genome shotgun sequence harbors:
- the LOC127104453 gene encoding uncharacterized protein LOC127104453, with product MEEDKQKDPKPTIRLPYPQRTKKKKKNEKIFEKFLEIFKKFEINIPFSEALEKIPLYTKFMKDIISKKRPTNTEHALIDLGASVNLMSLSIYKKLGISTVQDTRMTLQFVDHSFKRPYGVVIDVLVKIDKFVFPVYFVILEMSEDEEISLILGRPFLEMGRCMINIEEGTMTLKVYDEELQIDVRNTMKYKDDVGTSHTIEVIDQVIAQGSPMKKPQLPFEWVLSQSIFENDEVKDEIEPEVLGIMEAQP from the exons ATGGAGGAAGATAAGCAGAAAGACCCTAAACCAACCATTAGACTCCCATATCCTCAAAGaacaaaaaagaagaagaagaatgagaaaaTTTTCGAGAAATTCTTGGAGATATTCAAGAAATTTGAGATTAACATTCCGTTCTCTGAGGCCTTGGAGAAAATTCCCTTATACaccaaattcatgaaagacatcatctcaAAGAAGCGTCCCACCAACACTGAGCAT GCCCTTATTGATTTGGGAGCTAGTGTCAATTTGATGTCGTTATCTATTTACAAAAAATTGGGCATTAGCACGGTTCAAGACACTAGGATGACATTACAATTTGTTGATCACTCATTTAAGCGACCTTATGGAGTGGTAATAGATGTTCTGGTGAAGATAGACAAATTTGTATTCCCGGtatactttgtgattcttgaaaTGTCTGAAGATGAAGAGATTTCTCTCATTTTAGGCAGACCATTTCTAGAGATGGGGAGATGTATGATAAACATAGAAGAAGGTACGATGACTCTAAAAGTCTATGATGAAGAATTGCAGATTGATGTCCGAAACACTatgaaatacaaagatgatgtTGGTACTAGCCATACTATAGAGGTAATAGATCAAGTGATTGCTCAGGGAAGTCCAATGAAGAAACCACAGTTACCTTTCGAATGGGTCTTGAGCCAGTCAATTTTTGAAAATGATGAAGTGAAGGATGAGATAGAACCTGAAGTACTAGGCATAATGGAAGCACAACCTTAG